From the genome of Chromatiales bacterium, one region includes:
- the gatB gene encoding Asp-tRNA(Asn)/Glu-tRNA(Gln) amidotransferase subunit GatB — MEWETVIGLEIHAQLATKSKIFSGASTAYGAEPNTQACAVDLGLPGVLPVLNAEAVRMAVKLGLAIGATISPRSVFARKNYFYPDLPKGYQISQFELPVVGLGSLEIELEDGSTKTIGVTRAHLEEDAGKSLHEDFAGMTGIDLNRAGTPLLEIVSEPDMRSAKEAVAYMKKLHALVRYLEICDGNMQEGSFRCDANVSVRPKGQHEFGTRCEIKNLNSFRFVERAIDYEVERQIDIIEGGGSIVQETRLYDPDKGETRSMRSKEEANDYRYFPDPDLLPLDIDEAFIDKVRATLPELPDEKKHRFMTHYGLSAYDAGVLTASREMGDFYEAVVKACGGNAKLAANWVMGDFSAFLNKDNRDVTGAPVTAEMLGQLLQRIEDNTISGKIAKDVFEAMWNGEGTADEVIESKGLKQITDTGAIEAICDKVIAENPAQVEQYRAGKDKLIGFFVGAVMKESKGKANPGQVNAILTEKLKGG, encoded by the coding sequence ATGGAATGGGAAACAGTCATCGGGCTTGAGATCCACGCGCAGCTCGCGACGAAGAGCAAGATCTTCTCCGGCGCGTCGACCGCCTATGGTGCCGAACCCAACACCCAGGCCTGTGCCGTCGACCTGGGGCTGCCGGGCGTGCTGCCGGTGCTCAATGCCGAGGCCGTGCGCATGGCCGTGAAGCTGGGTCTGGCCATCGGCGCGACCATCTCGCCGCGTTCGGTGTTCGCCCGCAAGAACTACTTCTATCCCGACCTGCCCAAGGGCTACCAGATCTCGCAGTTCGAGCTGCCGGTGGTGGGCCTGGGTTCGCTGGAGATCGAGCTCGAGGACGGTAGCACCAAGACCATCGGCGTCACCCGCGCGCACCTGGAAGAAGATGCGGGCAAGTCGCTGCACGAGGACTTCGCCGGCATGACCGGCATCGACCTCAACCGCGCCGGCACGCCGCTTTTGGAGATCGTCTCCGAGCCGGACATGCGTTCGGCCAAGGAGGCGGTGGCCTACATGAAGAAGCTGCACGCCCTGGTGCGCTACCTCGAGATCTGCGACGGCAACATGCAGGAAGGCTCCTTCCGCTGCGACGCCAACGTCTCGGTGCGCCCGAAGGGGCAGCACGAGTTCGGCACCCGCTGCGAGATCAAGAACCTCAACTCCTTCCGCTTCGTCGAGCGCGCCATCGACTACGAGGTCGAGCGCCAGATCGACATCATCGAGGGCGGCGGCTCCATCGTGCAGGAGACGCGCCTGTACGATCCGGACAAGGGCGAGACGCGCTCCATGCGCAGCAAGGAAGAGGCGAACGACTACCGCTACTTCCCCGACCCGGACCTGCTGCCGCTGGACATCGACGAGGCCTTCATCGACAAGGTGCGCGCGACCCTGCCGGAGCTGCCGGACGAGAAGAAGCACCGCTTCATGACGCACTACGGCCTGTCGGCCTACGATGCCGGCGTGCTCACCGCCAGCCGCGAGATGGGCGACTTCTACGAGGCCGTGGTCAAGGCCTGCGGCGGCAACGCCAAGCTCGCCGCCAACTGGGTGATGGGCGACTTCTCCGCCTTCCTCAACAAGGACAACCGGGACGTGACCGGGGCGCCGGTCACCGCCGAGATGCTCGGCCAGCTCCTGCAACGCATCGAGGACAACACCATCTCCGGCAAGATCGCCAAGGACGTGTTCGAGGCGATGTGGAACGGTGAGGGCACGGCCGACGAGGTGATCGAGAGCAAGGGCCTCAAGCAGATCACCGACACCGGCGCCATCGAGGCCATCTGCGACAAGGTGATCGCCGAGAACCCGGCCCAGGTCGAGCAATATCGTGCCGGCAAGGACAAGCTGATCGGCTTCTTCGTCGGGGCGGTGATGAAGGAATCGAAGGGCAAGGCGAACCCGGGCCAGGTGAACGCCATCCTCACCGAGAAACTGAAGGGGGGTTGA
- the hslO gene encoding Hsp33 family molecular chaperone HslO → MSERDSLQRFLIEHTNVRGEWVHLDATWQAVLERGDYPPVVRETLGEALAAVALLAATIKFKGSLILQVSGDGPIGMLVVQATSGHTLRGLARWNGEVPAGDLVSRFGNGRIVITIDPGEGMERYQGVVELAGESLAESLRDYFERSEQLPTQLWLAADGTAAAGLLLQRMPGHEVDSDAWNRTVTLAETVTREELLTLSARQVLHRLYHEEDVRLFERDPVSFRCGCSRERVAEMILGLGPDEARSILEDEGQVDVTCEFCNARYHFDAVDIEQIFAAADRPPVKPTRH, encoded by the coding sequence ATGAGCGAGCGCGATTCCCTGCAACGCTTCCTCATCGAGCACACCAACGTGCGCGGTGAGTGGGTGCACCTGGACGCCACCTGGCAGGCGGTGCTCGAGCGTGGCGACTACCCGCCCGTGGTGCGCGAGACCCTGGGCGAGGCGCTGGCCGCCGTGGCGTTGCTGGCGGCCACCATCAAGTTCAAGGGCTCGCTGATCCTGCAGGTCTCCGGTGACGGGCCCATCGGCATGCTGGTGGTGCAGGCCACCTCCGGCCACACCCTGCGCGGACTGGCGCGCTGGAATGGCGAGGTGCCGGCCGGTGACCTCGTCAGCCGTTTCGGCAACGGGCGCATCGTCATCACCATCGATCCGGGTGAGGGCATGGAGCGCTACCAGGGGGTGGTGGAGCTGGCGGGCGAGAGCCTGGCCGAGTCGCTGCGCGACTACTTCGAGCGCTCCGAGCAGCTGCCCACCCAGCTCTGGCTGGCCGCCGACGGCACGGCCGCCGCCGGTCTGCTGCTGCAGCGCATGCCGGGCCACGAGGTGGACAGCGATGCCTGGAACCGCACGGTCACGCTGGCCGAAACGGTCACGCGCGAGGAGCTGCTGACCCTGAGCGCCCGGCAGGTGCTGCATCGCCTCTATCACGAGGAGGACGTGCGCCTGTTCGAGCGCGACCCGGTGAGCTTCCGCTGCGGCTGCTCGCGCGAGCGGGTCGCCGAGATGATCCTGGGGCTCGGCCCGGACGAGGCGCGCAGCATCCTCGAGGACGAGGGCCAGGTGGATGTCACCTGCGAGTTCTGCAACGCCCGCTATCACTTCGATGCGGTGGATATCGAACAGATCTTCGCCGCCGCCGATCGGCCACCGGTGAAGCCCACGCGACACTAG
- a CDS encoding NAD(P)H-dependent oxidoreductase has product MNILIVYAHPNPDSFNHAILERVQATLVDKGYQVRVRDLYAMGFDPVLSGNDLVDINVGKLADDVAVEQDMLRWATGLLFVYPVWWFDRPAILKGWFDRVLTRGFAFDYSEDGAVGLLTQQKAAVIMTTGGTDFDFEGMDIETLLVHPVTEGTLKFCGIQDTAHQVLMGVPVAGEEGRRRMLDETVEFVCDFF; this is encoded by the coding sequence ATGAACATCCTCATCGTCTACGCCCATCCGAATCCCGACAGCTTCAACCACGCCATTCTCGAGCGCGTGCAGGCCACCCTCGTGGACAAGGGTTACCAGGTGCGCGTACGCGATCTCTACGCCATGGGTTTCGATCCGGTGTTGAGCGGCAACGACCTCGTCGACATCAACGTCGGCAAGCTCGCCGACGACGTGGCCGTCGAGCAGGACATGCTGCGCTGGGCCACCGGGCTGCTGTTCGTCTACCCGGTGTGGTGGTTCGACCGCCCGGCCATACTCAAGGGCTGGTTCGACCGCGTGCTCACCCGCGGCTTCGCCTTCGACTACAGCGAGGACGGCGCAGTCGGCCTGCTCACGCAGCAGAAGGCGGCGGTCATCATGACCACCGGCGGCACTGACTTCGATTTCGAGGGCATGGACATCGAGACCCTGCTGGTGCACCCGGTGACCGAGGGCACGCTCAAGTTCTGCGGCATCCAGGACACGGCGCATCAGGTGCTGATGGGCGTGCCCGTGGCGGGCGAGGAGGGGCGTCGGCGGATGCTGGACGAGACGGTCGAGTTCGTCTGCGATTTCTTCTAG
- a CDS encoding serine/threonine protein kinase: MLYWLRTARAAQVALLATVLLMPTIVPAGSDWLMEKIYQPVKARHLFGLVQTDRQNPLLETRQRQARIILWLGAGGLVIVLLMRRLPGALTELRARARELEQEGDRLLKSQPSRTLHSYQAALAINTDPEHMRLLRAKLASLDEDLRWQQTGSAATGTGGETRVGDRYRIGRELGRGAMGVVYTAHDLRLERDVALKRMADPAQDYQMSMRFKQEAKALARLNHPNIVQVYDVISDQGFTWIAMELVKGRELGERIADRGALDTGDILRLGNQLTSAMAYAHARGVIHRDFKPANVLIDEHGTAKIMDFGMARLAHQSGYTVSGTLIGSPAYMSPEQGEGRAADERSDIYALGMTLYEMATGSVPFEGDTLVSMLVQHATRTAPAPDSVNPAVPPALSELILHMIAKEPGDRPGSMDEVRTRLESIEAG, from the coding sequence GTGCTCTACTGGCTGCGCACGGCCCGTGCTGCACAGGTCGCCCTCCTCGCCACCGTGCTGCTCATGCCGACGATCGTCCCCGCGGGCTCGGACTGGCTGATGGAGAAGATCTACCAGCCGGTCAAGGCCAGGCACCTGTTCGGCCTGGTGCAGACCGACCGGCAGAATCCGCTGCTGGAGACGCGGCAACGGCAGGCGCGCATCATTCTCTGGCTCGGCGCCGGCGGGCTTGTCATCGTCCTGCTCATGCGCCGCCTGCCCGGGGCACTCACCGAACTTCGAGCCAGGGCACGCGAACTGGAACAGGAGGGCGACCGGCTCCTCAAGTCCCAGCCCTCCAGGACGCTGCACAGTTATCAAGCAGCGCTGGCGATCAACACAGACCCGGAACACATGCGCCTGCTGCGCGCCAAGCTCGCCAGTCTCGACGAGGACCTCCGCTGGCAACAAACCGGCTCGGCGGCGACCGGTACCGGCGGGGAGACACGCGTCGGCGACCGCTACCGCATCGGGCGGGAACTCGGCCGCGGGGCCATGGGCGTCGTCTATACCGCACACGACCTGCGACTCGAGCGGGATGTCGCCCTCAAGCGCATGGCCGACCCCGCGCAGGACTACCAGATGTCGATGCGCTTCAAGCAGGAGGCGAAGGCCCTGGCCAGGCTGAACCACCCCAACATCGTGCAGGTCTACGACGTGATCAGCGACCAGGGCTTTACCTGGATCGCGATGGAGCTGGTGAAGGGGCGGGAACTGGGCGAGCGGATTGCCGACCGGGGCGCGCTGGACACGGGTGACATCCTGCGGCTCGGTAACCAGCTCACCTCGGCCATGGCCTATGCCCATGCGCGCGGCGTCATCCACCGCGACTTCAAACCGGCCAACGTACTCATCGACGAGCACGGCACGGCGAAGATCATGGATTTCGGCATGGCACGGCTTGCACACCAGAGCGGTTACACCGTCTCGGGCACGCTGATCGGTTCACCGGCATACATGAGCCCGGAACAGGGCGAGGGAAGAGCGGCAGACGAGCGATCGGATATCTATGCGCTGGGCATGACGCTTTACGAGATGGCCACGGGAAGCGTGCCCTTCGAAGGGGACACGCTGGTTTCGATGCTCGTCCAGCATGCCACCAGGACAGCCCCCGCACCCGACAGCGTAAACCCGGCGGTTCCACCTGCCCTGAGCGAACTCATTCTGCACATGATCGCCAAGGAACCCGGCGACCGGCCCGGCAGCATGGATGAGGTCAGGACGCGTCTCGAATCGATCGAGGCAGGCTGA
- the moeB gene encoding molybdopterin-synthase adenylyltransferase MoeB, whose product MQDADLLRYSRQILLADVGLEGQQRLLDARVLILGAGGLGSPAGMYLAAAGVGQITLCDFDTVDLSNLQRQIAHTTADIGRPKVDAMADRLHALNPRVTVRRIDRQLDTEALQAAVSGVDLVLDCSDNFPTRFALNAACVATGTALVSGAAIRLEGQVATFLNQGTGPCYRCLYREEGEVEDTCSTTGVLAPVVGVIGSLQATEALKVLTGLPSLDGQLLIADLRTMDFRRLRLRRDPDCPVCGRQTRQAPSPTHNPQPSDRT is encoded by the coding sequence ATGCAAGACGCCGACCTCCTCCGCTACAGCCGCCAGATCCTGCTCGCCGATGTCGGCCTGGAGGGACAGCAGCGCCTGCTCGACGCCCGGGTGCTGATCCTCGGTGCCGGCGGCCTGGGCTCTCCGGCCGGCATGTATCTCGCCGCCGCCGGCGTCGGCCAGATCACGCTCTGCGACTTCGATACCGTCGACCTCAGCAACCTGCAGCGCCAGATCGCGCATACCACGGCCGACATCGGCCGTCCCAAGGTGGACGCCATGGCCGACCGCCTGCACGCACTGAACCCACGGGTGACGGTAAGGCGCATCGACCGGCAACTGGACACAGAGGCACTGCAGGCCGCCGTGAGCGGGGTCGACCTGGTGCTAGACTGCAGCGACAACTTCCCCACCCGCTTCGCCCTGAATGCCGCCTGCGTCGCCACCGGCACCGCGCTGGTCTCGGGTGCGGCGATACGCCTGGAGGGACAGGTGGCGACCTTTCTCAACCAGGGCACGGGTCCCTGCTATCGCTGCCTGTATCGGGAGGAGGGGGAAGTGGAAGACACCTGCAGCACCACGGGCGTGCTCGCCCCGGTCGTGGGTGTGATCGGCTCGCTGCAGGCCACCGAGGCGCTGAAGGTACTGACGGGACTGCCCTCGCTGGACGGCCAGCTGCTGATCGCCGACCTCAGGACCATGGATTTTCGCCGCCTGCGGCTGCGCCGCGACCCGGACTGCCCCGTCTGTGGCCGGCAGACACGCCAGGCGCCCTCACCGACCCACAACCCGCAACCGTCCGACCGCACATGA
- a CDS encoding response regulator: MTDKPKILFIDDEERILRTLKMLFRGRFDVHTTMDPEEAFALVRREQIDVIVSDQRMPKMFGAQVLAQVKELSPHTMRILLTGYSDMEAAIEAVNQGEIFRYVSKPWNPEDIVATVSEAAAIAQDLARAAAEPAVDILPPMPDLLVIDDDPATVALVQQIVGGEAMVHHAATPEAAFERLASEDIAIVITELRVAGQDISAAIHQLKQYKPDVLSIALTSFTDTNALIDLINHGQVYRFLPKPANRALLERAIQATLAQHRKLVASPALVRRHQPQRQEDSAMRNVPAGILGFIDRLRAQAQARIGR, translated from the coding sequence ATGACGGACAAGCCGAAGATCCTGTTCATCGACGACGAAGAACGCATCCTGCGCACGCTGAAGATGCTGTTCCGTGGCAGGTTCGATGTGCACACCACCATGGACCCCGAGGAGGCCTTCGCGCTGGTGCGCCGCGAGCAGATCGACGTGATCGTCAGCGACCAGCGCATGCCGAAGATGTTCGGCGCCCAGGTGCTTGCGCAGGTGAAGGAGCTCTCGCCCCATACCATGCGCATCCTGCTCACCGGCTACTCGGACATGGAGGCCGCCATCGAGGCGGTGAACCAGGGCGAGATATTCCGCTACGTCAGCAAGCCCTGGAATCCCGAGGACATCGTCGCCACCGTCAGCGAGGCCGCCGCCATCGCGCAGGACCTGGCCCGGGCCGCGGCCGAGCCGGCCGTGGACATCCTGCCGCCCATGCCGGACCTGCTGGTCATCGATGACGACCCGGCCACCGTCGCCCTGGTGCAGCAGATCGTCGGCGGGGAGGCGATGGTGCATCATGCCGCCACCCCCGAGGCGGCCTTCGAGCGACTGGCGAGCGAGGACATCGCCATCGTGATCACCGAGCTGCGCGTGGCCGGCCAGGACATCAGTGCGGCCATTCACCAGCTCAAGCAGTACAAGCCGGACGTGCTCAGCATCGCCCTCACCTCGTTCACCGATACCAACGCGCTCATCGACCTGATCAATCACGGACAGGTGTATCGCTTCCTGCCCAAGCCCGCCAACCGCGCCCTGCTCGAACGCGCCATCCAGGCCACACTGGCCCAGCATCGCAAGCTCGTCGCCAGTCCCGCGCTCGTGCGCCGTCATCAGCCACAGCGCCAGGAGGACAGCGCGATGCGCAACGTCCCGGCCGGCATCCTCGGCTTCATCGACCGGTTGCGCGCCCAGGCACAGGCACGCATCGGCCGTTGA
- a CDS encoding CBS domain-containing protein — MNPQTQTETRRQDTIASLRLDIEPVTPRHTLDEVSQLFLTDRYAHLLSLPVVDEQARPVGTVSRYALMQVYLKHYGRELYGRRPVTELMNPAPLVVAFHEPLESAAQHVARNIPHPITEDFIVVEDGRYRGMGIVLDLLRAMEERVAAQTTALQSAYRDLKRSQAHLVQSEKMASLGQMVAGVAHEINTPLGYVKNNLEMTHEVIRQAHQLVRGYQDVVLLLMDEDADPDTLQTRLGTLMTLTETLDDETFEDVLQLHQDSLFGIEQIAELVLNLKNFSRLDMAKTEDVNLNQCVESALLIGKNVIKNRAQVVTRLDDLPPVTCSPSQLNQVFLNLITNAAQAMDEPGAILIRSWFDDAFVHVSVHDNGKGMPKEVVERIFDPFFTTKPVGEGTGLGLAICYQIIEQHGGRIRVASEEGRGTKFVVSLPRSQAALARAS; from the coding sequence ATGAACCCGCAGACACAGACAGAGACCCGCCGACAGGACACCATTGCCAGCCTGCGGCTCGACATCGAGCCCGTGACGCCGCGCCACACGCTGGACGAGGTCAGCCAGCTGTTTCTCACCGACCGCTATGCTCACCTGCTGTCGCTGCCGGTGGTGGACGAGCAGGCCCGTCCCGTCGGCACGGTGAGCCGCTACGCCCTCATGCAGGTCTATCTGAAACACTACGGGCGCGAACTCTACGGGCGGCGACCGGTGACCGAGCTGATGAACCCCGCACCGCTGGTGGTCGCCTTCCACGAGCCGCTCGAGTCCGCCGCCCAGCACGTCGCGCGCAACATCCCCCACCCCATCACGGAAGACTTCATCGTGGTGGAGGATGGCCGCTACCGCGGCATGGGCATCGTGCTCGACCTGCTGCGCGCCATGGAGGAACGCGTGGCCGCGCAGACCACCGCCCTGCAATCCGCCTACCGCGACCTCAAGCGCTCGCAGGCCCACCTGGTGCAATCGGAGAAGATGGCCTCGCTCGGCCAGATGGTCGCGGGCGTCGCCCACGAGATCAACACGCCGCTCGGCTACGTGAAGAACAACCTGGAGATGACCCACGAGGTCATCCGCCAGGCCCACCAGCTGGTGCGCGGCTACCAGGACGTGGTGCTGCTGCTGATGGACGAGGATGCCGATCCCGACACCCTGCAGACCCGCCTCGGCACGCTCATGACCCTGACCGAGACGCTGGACGACGAGACCTTCGAAGACGTGCTGCAACTGCACCAGGACAGCCTGTTCGGCATCGAGCAGATCGCCGAACTGGTGCTCAACCTGAAGAACTTCTCGCGCCTGGACATGGCGAAGACCGAGGACGTGAACCTCAACCAGTGCGTGGAGAGTGCGCTGCTCATCGGCAAGAACGTGATCAAGAACCGCGCCCAGGTAGTCACGCGACTCGACGACCTGCCGCCGGTGACCTGCAGCCCCTCGCAGCTCAACCAGGTCTTCCTCAATCTCATCACCAACGCCGCCCAGGCGATGGACGAACCCGGCGCCATCCTCATCCGCAGCTGGTTCGACGACGCGTTCGTGCATGTCTCGGTACACGACAACGGCAAGGGCATGCCGAAGGAAGTGGTCGAGCGCATCTTCGACCCCTTCTTCACCACCAAGCCGGTGGGGGAAGGCACGGGTCTCGGCCTTGCCATCTGCTACCAGATCATCGAACAGCACGGCGGGCGCATCCGCGTCGCCTCCGAGGAAGGCCGCGGCACCAAGTTCGTCGTGAGCCTGCCGCGCAGCCAGGCCGCCCTCGCCCGGGCCAGCTGA